The Periophthalmus magnuspinnatus isolate fPerMag1 chromosome 19, fPerMag1.2.pri, whole genome shotgun sequence region GTCAAGGCAACAGGCTCTAGAGCCATGTAAAGTCTAAAGGCCTTCTCCTCCAACTGTTACTATAGTTACCCACGGCAGGCCCGTGTGAAACCAGATTCTTCTGTAATGAAATCATAAGAGTGGGGAGTGAACAGACATAAACagcatgtgtttttcatttacataaacaatAAGGCACATCACGACCCCTGGGTGGTTGCAAAATGGTTGCAGAGTGAATTAGGGGGATATGATTCATATTGACTGCTTTTACTAGGCTATGAGCAGTCCCATCTGGTTAGTAATgatgttttgttacatttagtCATGATTCATTAGCCGATCATAGCGACAAACACGGTGACATTGTGGACTCAAATGAAGAGTTGTTTCTACAGTTTTATTGGATGGATGATTCAAGATGGACGGTGCATTGTTACTTTTGGCTGTTGGAATTAGGCCTTGTATggttgtgtgtgagagagtgagagaaagccTGTGGGATGTGCAGAGCATCtgaaaaagtctatttttagccAACATTCCTGTATGAGCATAGGTGCTTTAAAAAGTTATCTGAGTGATCTGTTTTGATAAAGATGGACACTGACATGATGCTCAGACCTTGTAGATATTAAGATTCATGGCACACTGTGCAAtatcttttgtttttccatttaaaacaattttatgCTTGGATAAATGCATCTGcccagttaaataaaaaaaggtaTTAAATCTGTGTTGCCCGagttgagaaaaacaaaataataaattaatttacaTCAACTTGAGCTCAAAGTGTGAGGATATATTTAATAGCAAGTGCTTGACTAAACACAGTAATGTAGAATAGGGCAGTGGacagtaaaaacacaagatGGTGAGTGAGCAGGTTGCCACAGCAACCGTGTTTCTAGGAGCGCATGCATCGGCGCTGCATAGGAGAGGAGATGTTAAGGACTGGCATGAAACCTTTTCGAGAAAAAAACACTCTCCTCACCTCGTCATAAACATATGAATATGAAGGATGTGCTATCAACACGGTTATCCAATGTGACAAGTAACAAAGATGCTGGTATTTTCATATAACAGACAATGTAGGCTTTGACTGCAAGTGTCATAGCCTTGTGCATGTCAtgcttgggaaaataaaaacTCTTTGAGCTTATCATAATAAGACAAGCAGCAATTTTAAACTAGACTAAATTAGACTTTCATGATGTTTGCAACTATTTCTGCAGCAAGATGTGTCCCCTTAGCCAAAGAGTAGCACTATGCTATTTGTCAGTAATATGCATTTAATGACTGTATAAATCATGCAAGCAGTTTTGCACCAGATCTTTGCTCTTGCTCAAAAGTCTGTGTCATTTTCATGATTGGTTCATCAACTTAAGTGGTGGGGGTTAGTGTCTGTTACACATTGATTGCACACAGAATGTGTATTGCTGTAAATATTCGGCAGTCAATGATCATTCTTTCTTATCTTCATAGCTAAATTACTGCATGTGTACATCATTTGTTATCTCATTTGTAATGCTGTACTACAGTCATATGATGCATTGGATGAATCTCTGCATTAAACATAGGTCAAAATCGCACAGACAGCTGCATTTGCATCCTAGCTAAATCTGGAGACAGGGACTGGGACATACTAGAACTAGGTTTATAATGATAATCCATGACTGCATTCATAGACTGCAAATTCAAAGTTCTGTAGCCATTTCAGATCACGACCCACATGTTGAACTTGGGAAAAGGCAAATAAGTCACTagacagtcccagttttagtcTCCTCATAATACAGCAGTAGTAACATTGTCATCTTCTTTGGTGCTGGGGCACTTGgatattttgaaatgtaaattttGTCTTGGGAATACTTGCAAGAGTGTGTAAGGCCAACATCTTAAAGCTATTGCACTGTGCACTTGCTTGACctcctttctgtttctctcttttctcttcttcctaCAGTGATCTGCAACAGACTCTTCAAAGGCAACACTGCAAACACAGGACAACCTCTCCACACTTTCATTTCCATACCAGCAGTTATTatgagataaaaaataaataaattaaaaaaaatagatgctttttaaaaatggcATTTTGAAATCAACAAGCACTTTTAAAGTCTAACAAGCATGAGCCAActaaaataagtatttttttaaaatggtaaacaGTGTTTAATGCAAAACTACACCCCCTTACGCTTAATTTTTTGGAGCAGTATTGAAGATATAAACAGCATCTGAAAGTGAAATATGAACATCAAGACAAACATTTAAACTCCCTGTTTGGAGGTGACTTATAAACATCACAGCTAAGGGGCGGGTCATGACTCAGTTGCCATGCGTGTTGTCATGGTGACCAGCCCCTGCGCCCCTTCCCCCCTCCTTTGGTTGGTCCAGCTTCTGTTGTGGTTTCACAACCATGGACCTCAGCTGACAGAGGCAGCACCCGCCTGTCCCAGCCTATGTACCTGCTCCAATCAGGCGAGCCGTGTCATCTGCACCCGGAAGGGTTTAGATCAAGTCCCAGACAGtatttcagacaaaacaagatacCTCAATTTACAAGAAAACACCATCCAGGTAAGAGAATACACATTTACAGCAACTGTATTTCTGCAATTAAAATACTACATTAAAGGTCTCTGTTCTTGTTTCCCACTAGGTGATCAAAtcagacacatttaaacatctgAGGCATTTGGAAATCCTGCAGCTCTCGAAGAACCACATTCGAGAAATTGAGGTGGGAGCTTTCAATGGCCTTCCCAACCTCAACACACTGGAGCTTTTTGACAACCGTCTCACCGTGGTACCATCATTAGCCTTTGAGTACCTTAGCAAGCTACGAGAACTATGGCTCCGGAACAACCCTATCGAGACACTGCCGGCATTTGCCTTTCACCGCGTCCCTTCGTTACGGCGCCTTGATCTGGGAGAATTGCGGAAGCTGGGTTTCATCTCAGAGGCAGCCTTTGAGGGCTTGGTCAACTTGCGGTTTTTGAACCTGGGAATGTGTGGCTTAAAGGATATCCCAAATCTCACCCCACTAGTAAAACTCGAGGAGCTAGAGCTATCAGGAAACCAACTAGGAATTGTCCGACCTGGATCCTTTCAGGGCTTGGTGTCACTTCGCAAGCTGTGGTTAATGCACTCTAGGGTGTCAGTAATTGAGCGCAATGCTTTTGATGACCTCAAAAATTTGGAGGAACTTAACCTGTCCCATAATTCCCTTCATTCTTTGCCCCATGACCTTTTCACTCCTTTGCACCAGTTGGAAAGAGTACATCTGAACCACAACCCTTGGGTGTGTAATTGTGATGTTCTGTGGCTCAGTTGGTGGTTGAAGGAGACAGTTCCGAGTAACACTACATGTTGTGCGCGCTGCCATGCCCCTCCAGGTCTCAAAGGCAAGTACATTGGGGAACTAGACCAGAGCCACTTCACCTGCTATGCCCCAGTGATTGTGGAGCCACCTACTGACCTTAATGTCACAGAGGGTATGGCTGCAGAGCTAAAGTGTCGCACTGGGACGTCTATGACTTCTGTGAATTGGTTCACTCCAAATGGTACCCTGATGACACACGGGTCATATAGAGTAAGGATTTCTGTGCTGCATGACGGTACACTCAACTTCACAAACGTGACAGTGCAGGACACTGGACAGTACACATGCATGGTAACCAACTCCGCCGGAAACACCACCGCAAGTGCAGTTCTCAACGTTACTGCCACAGATCCAAACAACAGCTACAGCTATTTCACCACTGTCACTGTAGAAACTGTAGACTCACATCAAGCAGAGAAGGAAGCCAGACAGGAAATTAATGAGACTATCATTGAATTCCCAGGTCCAACTGTTATTGGAGGGGTGTTAGATGGTCGTCCTGGCATCACaatatccccctctctctcctctctgtcctcactgGCTCCTGGAGCCAGCAGAGACATTAATGATGCCGTTACCGTGTCTATTATCGATGTGACAAATATCCCTGGTTTAGATGATGTCATGAAAACTACCAAGATCATCATTGGCTGTTTTGTGGCTATTACGTTTATGGCAGCTGTAATGTTGGTGGTTTTCTATAAACTCAGAAAACAGCATCAGTTACATAAGCATCATGGCCCTGCCAGAGCAATTGAGATTGTCAATGTGGAGGATGAGCTCGGAGCAGGAGCAGGGAGTGGGATATCTGGAGGATCTACTATGAATTCTGGCACCGGCGGAGAGGGAACCCTAAGGATACATCATCCTGAAATTGTTAACATTCCCAGTATTGGTCGAACGGATACCCTTAACCATTATTACAAGACCCATCATTTCAACAACAATGTGATGGGTCTTAGTATTGGTGAAGGAATAGGATCCGGAGGTACACTCAGTAGCAAGAACCCTCAATGTCTGGACATGCCAATCTCCTGCACCTCTGTCCCCATCTCCACCTCTAATCTCCTCACAACATCAGGAAATGGCACCAACACCAGTTCTATGTCGCCACCTCTGCCCATGTCTCTACCCATGCCCACTATGGGCCTTCACGGATCAATCAAAGGTTTTATGGGCCAGAGCCAGAATCCTCAAATGGAGCCTCTTCTATTTAAGGGAAACTCGAAAGAAAATGTCCAAGAAACTCAGATTTAGAaacagacaaagagaaagagagaggaaagagtcacagacagagaggggattGATGGGGTTTATGTGCTAAACCATAGGACACTAGTGCATTGACATTAACCTGGAACGAGGAAAGGCTGGAGCCGCAATACAAACTCATAGACTATCTGTGACAGTGTACGGAGCCAAGGATTGGACTACAATGGGCCACTTGTGTTGTTGTAACGATCATGGCCATTGAAAGAAAGAAATTCTACTATGTAAATCTGTGCCAAAGCAAATGTTTTTTGCAATTTCTAAAAGCTCATAGAAAAAAACTAGCCTTTTAGAGGAATCAGTCTCAACATTGTGGTTGGCCAGCAGAGATGAAAGACATGCACAGCACTTACCACTCTGATGGAGACagtattataaaacaaaattcaagtgacgtttttcttcacaaaactCAAGCCACACTCAAGTGACTCAAAAGACTCCTTCAAGGTGACAATTATGTAGGCATATACAGACGGACAAAAAGGTACAGTGCAGTACAAACTactgtgaaaaatccacaaattatataaatatattttcatttaaatatgtatcattGCAGACTCCAATGCAGAGATATTTTGGGTGGATGTATGAGCTGGTCGACTTTGTTTCTTTGTTAATAATCAGGGTGGCAATGGAGGAAGTTGGTTATGAtacgtgttttcagtttggctaCTACTCAGAAACATAAGGGCTCAATTGCAACACTCATTGTGAATCTTGAATTGGCTTTGTGACATGAAGTCCATTTAGGTTATAGAACAGTAATTGCAGATCTCTGTTTGACAAACTTTTGTCTGTTGCTTCAGTAATAATCATTACAAACTTTTGTGTTCTGAAAGTGTATtatgtattttgtaaaagcCAGCTATTTGGTATTGAATTGACAATTCTGATACTGATGCCAGCATCAAAACATGGTAAAACAGTGTTTGACAAACATGGAGATGTGCTCTGATGCACCGACCTGTCTGGGTCAAATAAAGTGTTGACAGTGTGTTATTTGAATTAGCGCAGTAGCCAGATATTTGCTTTTAGAGAGGAATTTGATACAACCTCCTTGCTCATGGTTACCATAAACATGCCATATAATGCTGTCATAAGGATGACTAGACATCTATCTGCAGCAGCATTCAAGAAGGGATTAAACTCTCATCTGGATGATTggacagaaatgtacagtatattaataataataatatctggTTGTATGACAATTGTAAGATccacatttttacagtgtaactTTCATATGTTAAATGCCATTTAAGCTTCTTGCGTTTCGACTATGtactactttatttttgttagtttgaTATAATGTGTACAGTTGTCTAGCCATGTATCATTACGTGTGAAATAAATCAATCATATATTGGGTTGTGGCGGGTCAATAATGGCAACCACACACAATGTGAGTAACATTTGTAAAGAGCGAGACATTATGCAGACTTTGGTATTTGAATATATGGTTTGTGGTTGGGCTTTGCAGCCATTAGTCGTTGTGCTAATGATAAATGCCATCTGCTTAACATGTCCAGACATTTTAGTCACTTTCCTTTTAAAGAAATACTGATGCTATATGACTCGTGTGGCCAAATGAGTATTTTGTGGAAGAGCTTATAGGCAATTGGCCACATTCGAACATTAGCTTCTCACGTAGGCTTATTGTTATTTATAGCAGGTTGCAGGCGAATGTTTGTTGCAATTGAGCAGAAGCTTGAAACCAGTCATTTCATATATAATTGTACCTGAAGATAGTATTATTAGTGAGGTCATCTCAGATAGCAACTGTGGATAGGTTTACCCCAGTCCTCCATCAGTCTTGGATTTTGGACTTGTGCTTCTACCTTAAatgaagaaaacacacaaaggaaCAGTAATGACGATTATACCacatgagagagagagctagGCAGATTGCACAGCTGCAGAGAATAATGATGGAAAAATCCCCTATACCAAATCTAAAATCCAATTAAATTTGTTAACCTGAGCCTACAGTTTGTTACTGATAACCTTTAGCGGTTTATATCCCATTTTTTAGCTCCTTTTTCAAATCTTGATGCAAAACTTTGGTCCTATAGTAGACATATTTGGTAGGTAATGTTCAACGGTAGCCCCACTGAGACACAAATAGAATATAAATGAATGCTAATGACACAACATATGGCACTACATTTGGTGCTTCGTCGTCGGATTTCAAAGAGCATACAAGATACTGTACCTCCTTGTGTGCCGTGTGAATGTGCACTACTTCTGCATATTAGCTGTAGACTCGTACCTGTGTAGTCAATGTAAGCGACAAAATGTTCCTTTCAAGCCTCAGGAAGGTGTCATCATTACTTACACCAGAAGTTGCAGATATACAGTACAAGGAAAAGCCATGTTCACTGTAGCTATCTGTTACATACATTAGCAGTGTAACATATGAGCAAATGTACCTTTAC contains the following coding sequences:
- the lrrc4bb gene encoding leucine-rich repeat-containing protein 4B, with amino-acid sequence MRVVMVTSPCAPSPLLWLVQLLLWFHNHGPQLTEAAPACPSLCTCSNQASRVICTRKGLDQVPDSISDKTRYLNLQENTIQVIKSDTFKHLRHLEILQLSKNHIREIEVGAFNGLPNLNTLELFDNRLTVVPSLAFEYLSKLRELWLRNNPIETLPAFAFHRVPSLRRLDLGELRKLGFISEAAFEGLVNLRFLNLGMCGLKDIPNLTPLVKLEELELSGNQLGIVRPGSFQGLVSLRKLWLMHSRVSVIERNAFDDLKNLEELNLSHNSLHSLPHDLFTPLHQLERVHLNHNPWVCNCDVLWLSWWLKETVPSNTTCCARCHAPPGLKGKYIGELDQSHFTCYAPVIVEPPTDLNVTEGMAAELKCRTGTSMTSVNWFTPNGTLMTHGSYRVRISVLHDGTLNFTNVTVQDTGQYTCMVTNSAGNTTASAVLNVTATDPNNSYSYFTTVTVETVDSHQAEKEARQEINETIIEFPGPTVIGGVLDGRPGITISPSLSSLSSLAPGASRDINDAVTVSIIDVTNIPGLDDVMKTTKIIIGCFVAITFMAAVMLVVFYKLRKQHQLHKHHGPARAIEIVNVEDELGAGAGSGISGGSTMNSGTGGEGTLRIHHPEIVNIPSIGRTDTLNHYYKTHHFNNNVMGLSIGEGIGSGGTLSSKNPQCLDMPISCTSVPISTSNLLTTSGNGTNTSSMSPPLPMSLPMPTMGLHGSIKGFMGQSQNPQMEPLLFKGNSKENVQETQI